One Gordonia zhaorongruii DNA segment encodes these proteins:
- a CDS encoding zinc-dependent metalloprotease — protein sequence MNDLPFGFSASGNDDDGRDKDQNSGQNPGAAGGFDPAMLGQLFNQLGSMFSGMGAGAGPGSAPGAVNYEVAASLARQQIGDFTPMLEKEQSVVADAVRLAEVWLDEQTTLPAGVTTTAAWTPVDWLENTMPTWRTLCDPVAEQMSKSIDAGMPEEARAQAGPMMGIISQLSGSMFGSQLGQGLGTLAKDVLTSTDIGLPLAPEHTGVLLPQAIAKFSEGLDLPAQEIIVFLAAREAAHIRLFTHVPWLKQRLLATVEEYARGIRIDFSGMTDLTQGIDPQELFSNPEKMEELMGSAASFEPQTTPEQQAALARLETILALIEGWVETVVTDALSDRIPSTPALTETMRRRRATGGPAEQAFATLIGLDLRPRKLREAADLWRRLAEASDITVRDGVWGHPDLLPDSEDIDSPAGFIDGVIGGGTSSFDDPMAELERTIAEEEKRRSEGTGEAGTGDSDQGDDQQP from the coding sequence ATGAACGATCTTCCCTTCGGATTCTCGGCTTCCGGCAACGACGACGACGGCCGGGACAAGGATCAGAACTCCGGCCAGAACCCCGGCGCGGCCGGCGGGTTCGACCCCGCGATGCTCGGCCAGCTGTTCAATCAGCTCGGCAGCATGTTCAGCGGCATGGGCGCCGGGGCGGGCCCAGGCAGCGCTCCCGGCGCGGTGAACTACGAGGTCGCCGCCAGTCTCGCCCGGCAGCAGATCGGCGACTTCACACCGATGCTCGAGAAGGAGCAGTCCGTGGTCGCCGACGCGGTTCGCCTCGCGGAGGTATGGCTCGACGAGCAGACGACGCTCCCGGCCGGAGTCACGACGACGGCCGCGTGGACGCCGGTCGACTGGCTGGAGAACACCATGCCCACATGGCGCACGCTGTGCGATCCGGTTGCCGAGCAGATGTCGAAGAGCATCGACGCCGGTATGCCCGAGGAGGCACGTGCCCAAGCCGGGCCAATGATGGGCATCATCTCCCAGCTCAGCGGAAGCATGTTCGGCAGTCAGCTCGGCCAGGGTCTCGGCACGCTCGCGAAAGACGTCCTGACGTCCACCGACATCGGTCTGCCGCTCGCACCCGAGCACACCGGAGTTCTGCTCCCCCAGGCCATCGCGAAGTTCTCCGAAGGCCTCGACCTGCCGGCCCAGGAGATCATCGTGTTCCTGGCGGCCCGCGAAGCCGCGCACATCCGACTGTTCACCCACGTCCCGTGGCTCAAGCAGCGCCTCCTCGCCACGGTCGAGGAGTACGCGCGCGGCATCCGCATCGACTTCAGCGGAATGACGGACCTCACCCAGGGCATCGATCCGCAGGAGCTGTTCAGCAATCCCGAGAAGATGGAGGAGTTGATGGGTTCGGCGGCTTCCTTCGAGCCGCAGACCACACCCGAGCAGCAGGCCGCACTCGCCCGACTGGAGACCATCCTCGCTCTGATCGAGGGCTGGGTGGAGACGGTTGTGACGGACGCGCTCTCCGACCGCATCCCGAGCACGCCCGCCCTCACCGAGACGATGCGCCGCCGCCGTGCCACCGGCGGTCCCGCAGAGCAGGCGTTCGCCACTCTCATCGGACTCGATCTGCGGCCCCGCAAGCTGCGCGAGGCGGCCGACCTGTGGCGGCGTCTCGCCGAAGCCTCCGACATCACGGTGCGCGACGGCGTGTGGGGGCACCCCGATCTGCTTCCCGACTCCGAGGACATCGACTCCCCCGCCGGGTTCATCGACGGTGTCATCGGCGGCGGGACTTCGTCGTTCGATGACCCGATGGCCGAGCTCGAGCGCACGATCGCCGAAGAGGAGAAGCGGCGCAGCGAAGGCACCGGGGAGGCGGGCACCGGCGACTCCGACCAGGGCGACGATCAGCAGCCCTGA
- a CDS encoding ABC1 kinase family protein — MSEITKGQGRRNAKLASLPLGMAGRAAAGFGKRMTGRSKDEVNAELMNRTAEQLFAVLGELKGGAMKVGQALSIMEAAIPEEFGEPFREALTKLQAEAPPMPAKTVHKVLDQQLGTKWRERFQHFEDEPAASASIGQVHKAVWADGRPVAVKVQYPGADHALKADLKTLSRMSGLIQRLSPGTDVKGMFEELIDRTEDELDYIGEADNQRAFAKAFDDDPDFKIPKVVASAPKVIVSEWVEGTRLSKIIAEGTQEERNAAAIKMTTFEISSPARVGLLHGDPHPGNFFVLDDGRFGILDFGAIGRYPDGLPPMTGPIFALARDQKYDELRDLMVATDFIRPSHADRVTATDLANYLQPYVDPLYTDEFHFTRKWLQRAAGQATDLTGDVYKTSRNLNVPREYVMVFRVLIGCVGIAAQLNAAAPYRAIMAEWVPGIAE; from the coding sequence ATGAGCGAGATCACGAAGGGCCAGGGCCGCCGAAACGCCAAGCTGGCATCCCTGCCGTTGGGAATGGCCGGGCGTGCCGCTGCCGGATTCGGGAAGCGTATGACCGGCAGGAGCAAGGACGAGGTCAACGCCGAGCTCATGAACCGAACGGCAGAGCAGCTGTTCGCGGTTCTCGGTGAACTCAAAGGCGGCGCGATGAAGGTCGGGCAGGCCTTGTCGATCATGGAGGCCGCGATCCCCGAGGAGTTCGGGGAGCCGTTCCGTGAGGCACTGACCAAGCTGCAGGCCGAAGCACCGCCGATGCCGGCGAAAACCGTTCACAAGGTACTCGACCAGCAGTTGGGCACCAAGTGGCGCGAACGTTTCCAGCACTTCGAGGATGAGCCGGCCGCATCGGCCAGCATCGGTCAGGTCCACAAGGCGGTCTGGGCCGACGGCCGACCCGTCGCAGTGAAAGTCCAGTATCCCGGTGCCGACCACGCTCTGAAAGCCGACCTGAAAACGCTGAGCCGCATGTCCGGTCTCATCCAGAGACTGTCGCCCGGTACCGACGTCAAAGGCATGTTCGAAGAGCTGATCGACCGCACCGAGGACGAGCTCGACTACATCGGCGAAGCCGACAACCAGCGCGCCTTCGCCAAGGCCTTCGACGACGACCCCGATTTCAAGATCCCCAAGGTCGTCGCCAGCGCTCCCAAGGTCATCGTGTCGGAATGGGTCGAAGGCACCCGACTGTCCAAGATCATCGCCGAGGGGACTCAGGAGGAGCGCAACGCCGCCGCCATCAAGATGACGACGTTCGAGATCAGTTCCCCGGCACGGGTCGGCCTCCTGCACGGTGACCCGCATCCCGGAAACTTCTTCGTCCTCGACGACGGCCGTTTCGGCATCCTCGACTTCGGTGCCATCGGGCGTTACCCGGATGGTCTGCCACCGATGACCGGCCCCATCTTCGCCCTCGCTCGCGACCAGAAGTACGACGAGCTCCGCGATCTCATGGTGGCGACCGACTTCATCCGCCCCTCACACGCCGATCGCGTGACCGCGACCGACCTCGCCAACTACCTGCAGCCGTACGTCGATCCGCTGTACACCGACGAGTTCCACTTCACCCGTAAGTGGTTGCAGCGGGCCGCAGGTCAGGCGACCGACCTCACCGGCGACGTCTACAAGACCTCACGCAACCTGAACGTCCCCCGCGAGTACGTCATGGTCTTCCGCGTCCTCATCGGATGCGTCGGCATCGCCGCTCAACTGAACGCCGCGGCCCCCTACCGGGCGATCATGGCGGAGTGGGTCCCCGGAATCGCCGAATAG
- a CDS encoding ImmA/IrrE family metallo-endopeptidase, with product MSTTDPTPKARRSHRRVHAAVDAVLDVASQKHAASLEEIVAAVGETRQRPIAVIVDDLAPGVWGQRREYSDHDEIVLAPSLPSEARTLAHELGHVVFDHPGAAAAEATAAADDDLIAYMLRGEEEPAATTDPSDVVPDADSELHEWEAEAFAARLLQRLDRLHRGTSWRPMLRYDEALG from the coding sequence ATGAGCACCACCGATCCCACGCCTAAGGCGCGGCGCTCCCATCGCCGCGTGCACGCGGCCGTCGACGCGGTCCTCGATGTCGCCTCACAGAAGCATGCCGCGTCGCTCGAGGAGATCGTGGCGGCGGTCGGGGAGACCCGGCAGCGACCCATCGCGGTCATCGTCGACGATCTCGCGCCCGGGGTGTGGGGGCAGCGTCGCGAGTACTCCGACCATGACGAGATCGTCCTGGCGCCGTCTCTGCCGAGCGAAGCCCGCACGCTGGCTCATGAACTCGGCCACGTCGTCTTCGATCATCCGGGTGCTGCCGCGGCCGAGGCGACGGCCGCTGCCGATGACGACCTGATCGCCTACATGCTCCGGGGCGAGGAGGAACCCGCCGCGACGACCGACCCGTCCGACGTTGTTCCCGATGCGGACTCCGAACTCCACGAGTGGGAGGCGGAGGCCTTCGCTGCCCGGCTCCTGCAGCGGCTCGATCGGCTGCATCGCGGTACTTCGTGGCGGCCGATGCTCCGCTACGACGAGGCTCTCGGATGA